One genomic region from Halorussus rarus encodes:
- a CDS encoding type II toxin-antitoxin system HicB family antitoxin: protein MASSSQDGGAHDSEIRLWREDDWWIAKDVDTGVTSQGRSRETALENLDEAVALHRDEIGREPTDEELRDLGIDPAENSTGDEQPPDVLE, encoded by the coding sequence ATGGCCAGTTCGTCGCAGGACGGGGGTGCACACGATAGTGAGATCCGCTTGTGGCGTGAGGACGACTGGTGGATTGCGAAAGACGTCGACACGGGTGTGACCTCTCAAGGGCGATCTCGAGAAACTGCGCTGGAAAACCTCGACGAGGCTGTCGCGCTTCACAGAGACGAAATCGGTCGTGAGCCGACCGACGAGGAACTCCGCGACTTAGGGATTGACCCGGCAGAGAACTCGACGGGTGACGAACAGCCACCGGACGTCCTCGAGTAG
- a CDS encoding type II toxin-antitoxin system HicA family toxin, protein MGRRTFSGMEVVKVLVNAGGFEWRRTVGDHAQLYYEHPTNEDDRRRVTVPLHDELRTGTLREIAESAGAKDFEAFCDWVDHNA, encoded by the coding sequence ATGGGACGGCGCACGTTCTCCGGGATGGAAGTCGTGAAGGTGCTGGTAAACGCCGGCGGGTTCGAGTGGCGACGGACAGTCGGTGATCACGCCCAGCTGTACTACGAACACCCAACGAACGAAGACGACCGCCGACGAGTGACGGTTCCGCTGCACGACGAACTCCGGACGGGGACGCTCCGGGAAATCGCCGAAAGCGCTGGTGCCAAGGACTTCGAGGCGTTCTGTGACTGGGTCGACCACAACGCGTAG
- a CDS encoding class I SAM-dependent methyltransferase, with protein sequence MTMWDERFREGEYPQNPETSPVLRRYIDALPDGRALDVATGTGRNAVFLAAHGYQVDGIDQSRAGLEIARENAVDRGVADRTNWIQADVPTYGFPDATYDVITISFYRAVDRFPDITEALAPGGVLFVQHHLRTSDPVDSGPSGDRYRFAANELLHACLDLTVLYYDERTEERSDGRTGALTQILARNSTGHRQSYPRVPPESSGDTDA encoded by the coding sequence ATGACGATGTGGGACGAACGCTTTCGCGAGGGTGAGTACCCCCAGAATCCGGAGACGTCGCCGGTGCTCCGCAGATATATCGATGCGCTCCCGGACGGCCGAGCGCTCGACGTCGCGACGGGCACGGGCCGCAACGCGGTGTTCCTGGCCGCGCACGGCTATCAGGTCGACGGCATCGACCAGTCGCGGGCGGGGCTGGAGATCGCCCGCGAGAACGCGGTCGACCGCGGCGTCGCGGACCGGACGAACTGGATTCAAGCGGACGTGCCGACGTACGGGTTCCCGGACGCGACCTATGACGTCATCACGATCAGCTTCTACCGCGCGGTCGACCGCTTTCCGGACATCACGGAGGCGCTCGCGCCCGGCGGCGTCCTCTTCGTCCAGCACCACCTGCGCACGTCCGACCCCGTAGACTCGGGCCCCAGCGGCGACCGCTACCGGTTCGCCGCGAACGAACTCCTCCACGCCTGCCTGGACCTGACTGTCCTCTACTACGACGAGCGAACGGAGGAGCGGTCGGACGGCCGCACGGGCGCCCTCACCCAAATACTCGCGCGAAACTCCACCGGGCACCGCCAGTCGTATCCTCGCGTTCCGCCGGAATCGAGCGGCGACACCGACGCGTGA
- the aglM gene encoding UDP-glucose 6-dehydrogenase AglM yields MNVSIVGSGYVGTTVAACLADYGHEVTNVDIDESTVDSINAGEAPIHEPGLDDLVAEYGGNQLNATTDYAAVRDTDVTFLALPTPSRDDGSIDLDIMEAGARSLGEALAAKDDPHVVVVKSTVVPGTTEDTIAPILEETSGKTLDQDTHVAMNPEFLREGSAVEDFQNPDKVVFGTRTDLANERLREVFDPLLADSDAALVETGLREAEMIKYANNAFLATKVSLVNELGNVCKEYGVDAYEVMEAIGLDDRIGERFLRSGVGWGGSCFPKDTAALIAAARDADYEPTLLDAAVEVNDKQPERMLDLLERHVDHAGRRVAVLGLAFKPGTDDTRNSRAIPIIEGLQERDAEVVAYDPVATENMRERFPDVEYADSAAAALADAHGALVVTDWDEFAALDDEFDAMADSVVVDGRRIVDRRDGLTYEGLTW; encoded by the coding sequence ATGAACGTCAGCATCGTCGGCAGCGGCTACGTCGGCACCACCGTCGCCGCCTGCCTCGCCGACTACGGCCACGAGGTAACGAACGTCGACATCGACGAGTCAACCGTCGACTCAATCAACGCGGGCGAAGCCCCGATTCACGAACCGGGCCTCGACGACCTCGTCGCCGAGTACGGCGGCAACCAACTCAACGCGACCACCGACTACGCCGCGGTCCGCGACACCGACGTCACGTTCCTCGCACTCCCCACGCCCTCGCGAGACGACGGCAGCATCGATCTCGACATCATGGAAGCCGGCGCGCGGTCGCTCGGCGAGGCACTCGCTGCGAAGGACGACCCGCACGTCGTCGTCGTCAAGTCCACCGTCGTTCCGGGCACCACCGAGGACACCATCGCCCCGATTCTCGAGGAAACCTCGGGCAAGACGCTCGACCAAGACACCCACGTCGCGATGAACCCCGAGTTCCTCCGCGAGGGGAGCGCAGTCGAGGACTTCCAGAACCCGGACAAAGTCGTCTTCGGCACGCGAACCGACCTCGCCAACGAACGCCTCCGAGAGGTCTTCGACCCGCTGCTCGCCGACTCGGACGCCGCGCTCGTCGAGACCGGCCTCCGCGAAGCCGAGATGATCAAGTACGCCAACAACGCCTTCCTCGCCACGAAGGTCAGCCTCGTCAACGAACTCGGGAACGTCTGCAAGGAGTACGGCGTCGACGCCTACGAGGTCATGGAGGCCATCGGCCTCGACGACCGCATCGGCGAGCGCTTCCTCCGGTCGGGCGTCGGCTGGGGCGGCAGCTGCTTCCCGAAGGACACCGCCGCGCTCATCGCCGCCGCCCGCGACGCCGACTACGAGCCGACTCTGCTCGACGCCGCGGTCGAGGTCAACGACAAGCAGCCCGAGCGCATGCTCGACCTGCTCGAACGCCACGTCGATCACGCCGGCAGACGCGTCGCCGTCCTCGGCCTCGCCTTCAAGCCCGGCACCGACGACACCCGCAACTCCCGGGCCATCCCCATCATCGAGGGCCTCCAGGAACGCGATGCCGAAGTCGTGGCCTACGATCCGGTCGCCACCGAGAACATGCGCGAGCGCTTCCCCGACGTCGAGTACGCCGACTCGGCCGCGGCGGCGCTCGCCGACGCCCACGGCGCGCTGGTCGTCACTGACTGGGACGAGTTCGCGGCGCTCGACGACGAGTTCGACGCGATGGCCGACTCGGTCGTCGTGGACGGCCGCAGAATCGTCGACCGCCGCGACGGTCTGACCTACGAAGGGTTAACTTGGTAG
- the aglF gene encoding UTP--glucose-1-phosphate uridylyltransferase AglF, whose translation MKAVVLAAGEGTRLRPLTEDKPKGMVEVDGKPILSHCFEQLAELGADEFVVVVGYRKQDIISHYGDAFEGVPITYAHQREQKGLAHALLTVEEHIDDDFMLILGDNIFDANLGDVVKRQREDRADAAFLTEEVPYEEAGRYGVCDTNDYGEITDVVEKPEDPPSNLVMTGFYTFTPAIFHACHLVQPSNRGEYEISEAIDLLIQSGRTIDAIRMDGWRVDVGYPEDRDRAERLLRGEDVEPESDSAEA comes from the coding sequence ATGAAAGCCGTCGTGCTCGCTGCCGGTGAGGGAACTCGCCTGCGGCCGCTGACCGAAGACAAACCCAAGGGGATGGTCGAAGTCGACGGAAAACCAATCCTGTCCCACTGTTTCGAACAACTGGCCGAACTCGGGGCGGACGAGTTCGTCGTGGTGGTGGGCTACCGCAAGCAGGACATCATCAGCCACTACGGCGACGCGTTCGAGGGCGTTCCGATCACGTACGCCCACCAGCGCGAGCAGAAGGGGCTGGCGCACGCCCTGTTGACCGTTGAGGAGCACATCGACGACGACTTCATGCTGATCCTCGGCGACAACATCTTCGACGCAAATCTGGGTGACGTAGTCAAGCGCCAGCGCGAGGATCGTGCGGATGCCGCGTTCCTCACCGAGGAGGTCCCGTACGAGGAGGCCGGCCGGTACGGGGTCTGCGACACGAACGACTACGGCGAGATTACGGACGTAGTCGAGAAGCCCGAGGACCCGCCGTCGAATCTGGTGATGACCGGGTTTTACACGTTCACACCCGCCATTTTCCATGCGTGCCATCTGGTTCAGCCGTCGAACCGCGGCGAGTACGAGATCAGTGAAGCAATCGACCTGCTGATTCAGAGCGGGCGGACCATCGACGCGATTCGGATGGACGGCTGGCGCGTCGACGTCGGCTACCCCGAGGACCGTGACCGGGCGGAGCGGCTGCTCCGTGGCGAGGACGTCGAACCGGAGTCCGACTCGGCCGAAGCGTAG
- a CDS encoding DUF7342 family protein produces MDLTDTPGDVRDTDEEPPDFDEWADPEEVLEGGSTRERMLDVVLQLREPTKVSTIADRADCDTETARDYLEWFASMGMVREIVGRPVRYVRNDSYLRWRRVEQIRNQYSEEEIVEELAETIEAAREYREQFDANSPNQVSLVDTNRDGEVEEVWEALSEWKTLEQRAALLDAARRDEYTPGGDVGRIDA; encoded by the coding sequence ATGGATTTGACCGATACTCCCGGTGATGTTCGCGATACCGATGAGGAACCGCCTGACTTCGACGAGTGGGCCGACCCGGAGGAGGTGCTGGAAGGCGGGTCGACGCGAGAGCGGATGCTCGACGTCGTACTGCAGTTGCGCGAACCGACCAAGGTCTCGACGATAGCTGACAGAGCCGACTGTGATACGGAGACTGCACGGGATTATCTGGAGTGGTTCGCGTCGATGGGGATGGTCAGAGAGATCGTCGGCCGGCCCGTCAGATACGTGCGGAACGACTCGTATCTGCGGTGGCGCAGAGTCGAGCAGATCCGGAACCAGTATTCGGAGGAGGAAATTGTTGAGGAACTCGCGGAGACAATAGAGGCTGCCAGAGAGTACCGAGAGCAGTTCGACGCGAACAGTCCGAATCAGGTATCGTTGGTAGACACGAACCGTGACGGGGAGGTAGAGGAAGTGTGGGAAGCACTCTCCGAATGGAAGACGCTAGAACAGCGAGCGGCGTTGTTGGATGCGGCACGCCGAGACGAATATACGCCGGGTGGGGACGTCGGGCGTATCGATGCCTGA
- a CDS encoding VOC family protein yields the protein MTEPSAHHFGVTVTDLDRAVEFYEETLGLDMLDRFSVSGETFSEGVDVEGATGNFAHLDAGSARVELVEYDPEGEDRDTEHVNQPGAKHLGLVVDDLDDFYEDLPSDVQTLSEPKTTVSGTRILFLRDPEDNLVELIEA from the coding sequence ATGACGGAACCATCTGCACATCACTTTGGCGTGACGGTAACGGACCTTGACCGTGCAGTAGAGTTCTACGAGGAGACGCTCGGTCTCGACATGCTTGACCGCTTCTCGGTGTCCGGAGAGACCTTCTCGGAAGGCGTCGACGTTGAGGGGGCGACTGGGAACTTCGCCCACCTCGACGCCGGGTCGGCCCGCGTCGAACTCGTCGAGTACGACCCCGAGGGCGAGGACCGCGACACCGAACACGTCAACCAGCCTGGCGCAAAACACCTCGGCCTCGTGGTCGACGACCTTGACGATTTCTACGAAGACCTTCCGTCCGACGTCCAAACGCTGAGTGAGCCCAAGACGACCGTCAGCGGGACGCGAATCCTGTTCCTCCGGGACCCCGAGGACAATCTGGTCGAACTTATCGAGGCATAG